The genomic segment TGGCCGGTGGGTCCAGAAAGTTGGTTGGCTCGTCAAGCAGCAAAAGTTTCACTTCTTGTATCATGGCGCGGGCTATCTTAACTTTTTGATATTGCCCATCACTCAGTTCAAACATATACTTGTTTGTCAAATCGGTCAATTGCAACTGTTTGATATAATGTTCGATAATCAATTGATCTTTTTTAGTCAATAATCCCAGCATATTCAAATAAGGTAAACGGCCAAGCGACAAATATTCCATGACTTTCATGGGAAAAAACAAATGTTCCCTTGCACTGATAAAATTTATGAGGTGGCTGCGGTCTTTGGGTGGCATGTCGTGAATGTTTGTTTCTTTCCAATAAACTTGCCCTTGTTTGGGCCGAATCCAACCGCTGACAGTTTTCAAAAAAGTGCTTTTGCCGCTTCCATTCCGGCCGGTTAAGGCAATTAATTGCGGCGCTTCAAAATGACCATCGAATGGCTTGTGCAACCCTTCTTTATATCCACAAACGATATTTTGTAATTTTAAGGTCACAAATAATTTTTTTTACTGATTACCAGCCAGAGAATAAATGGTCCGGCGATGATGGACAAAAAAATGTTTAATGGAATCACAATGCCGTTAATTAAATGGTGGGAGAGGAAGTCGGTCAACAACAATGTGAAAATTCCCATAAATGCAGATGCGGGAATTAAAATGAGGTGGTGAGCGGTTTTGTGAATCATTCGGGCAAGGTGAGGCATAGCCATTCCTACAAATGCCACAGGTCCGAAATATGCCATAGACAACCCGGTGAGAATAGAAGAAACAAGAATGAAAAAATAACCCAGACGTTTCACATGAACACCTGAAAAAAAAGCAAAAACTTCGCCTGCCGAGTAAGCGTTTATGGATTTAGATTGAAGCAATACAATAATGGCTATTGAGACGATGCATGGTAAGATATACATGGACGTTTCCGGAGAGGTATTGTCAAAACTACCCATGTTCCAAATAATAAAGGACTTTAATTGTTCAGGTAGGGCAAATATTTCAATCAAAGCAGTGATGCCAGAAATAACCGAACCTAAGAAAATTCCGGCCAGCAATAAAGTAGTATTTTGATGAATGAACCGATGAAGGAATAGAAGAATCAATAAAACAGCCATACTGCCCGTAATGGCGGCAAATGGTACCGACCAAACGGGCAATGAGAGTGCATACGTGAAATTTATCAGCATGGCCACGGCTACGCCAAAACCTGCTCCACTGCCCAGG from the Vicingaceae bacterium genome contains:
- a CDS encoding ABC transporter ATP-binding protein, whose translation is MTLKLQNIVCGYKEGLHKPFDGHFEAPQLIALTGRNGSGKSTFLKTVSGWIRPKQGQVYWKETNIHDMPPKDRSHLINFISAREHLFFPMKVMEYLSLGRLPYLNMLGLLTKKDQLIIEHYIKQLQLTDLTNKYMFELSDGQYQKVKIARAMIQEVKLLLLDEPTNFLDPPAKKDLFEVLCHNVKQNNCLIFISTHEIHFMLRYCDKILFFNEGEIIPHTPVSIQQDKRFVEDFL
- a CDS encoding iron ABC transporter, producing MIEKKDIYLLILWLLLCISGGIAIIYTGNYPIDPFVFKYFRLPRLINAVSCGIALPLSGMLLQIYFRNPLAGPYVLGLGSGAGFGVAVAMLINFTYALSLPVWSVPFAAITGSMAVLLILLFLHRFIHQNTTLLLAGIFLGSVISGITALIEIFALPEQLKSFIIWNMGSFDNTSPETSMYILPCIVSIAIIVLLQSKSINAYSAGEVFAFFSGVHVKRLGYFFILVSSILTGLSMAYFGPVAFVGMAMPHLARMIHKTAHHLILIPASAFMGIFTLLLTDFLSHHLINGIVIPLNIFLSIIAGPFILWLVISKKNYL